Proteins encoded within one genomic window of Syntrophales bacterium:
- a CDS encoding alcohol dehydrogenase catalytic domain-containing protein, with the protein MQVAIWHNNSDIRIQAVDTPAPGPEEMLVKVHACGICGSDIVEWYRLPRAPLAPGHEIGAEVVRVGSLQTKFQVGDRVFIAPKVPCLKCDYCRAGKYPLCTEVQERLPGGFAEYILVPKVLIERGAYLLPECLSFEESTFIEPLACVCHAQRLAGIEQRHTVMVMGCGMSGLLHVKLAKARGCRVIATDINPKKLALASQNGADIALLANGDVPGEVVRQNGKKADVVIVCASPLSVINQAWASVDKGGAVAFFAVPSPEKQVTIPLNDFWRKEIRILTSYYCGPPDIAHAMSLLASRTVEIGDMITHRLPLSRIQEGFQLVLSGEDSLKVIIRPHDL; encoded by the coding sequence ATGCAAGTTGCCATCTGGCACAACAACTCGGACATTCGGATTCAAGCAGTGGATACGCCTGCGCCCGGGCCCGAAGAGATGCTCGTCAAGGTCCATGCCTGCGGCATCTGCGGCAGCGATATTGTCGAATGGTACAGGCTGCCGCGCGCCCCCCTGGCGCCGGGACACGAAATCGGCGCCGAAGTGGTCCGAGTCGGCAGCTTGCAGACGAAATTCCAGGTGGGCGATCGCGTCTTCATCGCGCCCAAAGTGCCCTGCCTTAAGTGCGACTATTGCAGGGCCGGGAAATATCCGCTCTGCACCGAGGTACAGGAGCGCCTGCCGGGAGGATTTGCCGAGTACATCCTCGTCCCCAAGGTCTTGATCGAGCGCGGCGCCTATCTGCTGCCGGAGTGCCTCTCCTTTGAGGAAAGCACCTTCATCGAGCCTCTCGCCTGTGTGTGCCATGCACAAAGGCTTGCGGGCATTGAGCAGCGCCACACGGTCATGGTCATGGGATGCGGCATGTCCGGGCTTTTGCACGTCAAGCTCGCCAAAGCCAGGGGATGTCGAGTAATTGCAACGGACATCAATCCAAAGAAACTTGCCCTTGCCTCGCAAAACGGCGCGGATATCGCGCTGCTCGCGAACGGCGATGTTCCCGGGGAAGTCGTCAGGCAGAACGGTAAAAAAGCCGATGTCGTCATTGTCTGCGCGTCGCCTCTGTCGGTCATAAACCAGGCATGGGCATCAGTGGACAAAGGGGGAGCGGTCGCGTTCTTCGCCGTGCCGAGCCCGGAAAAACAGGTAACGATTCCCCTGAACGACTTTTGGAGGAAAGAGATACGGATTTTAACCTCATATTATTGCGGCCCGCCCGATATCGCGCACGCCATGTCTCTGCTCGCAAGCCGCACCGTGGAAATCGGGGACATGATCACCCACCGCCTGCCCCTTTCGCGTATTCAGGAAGGATTTCAGCTTGTTCTGTCCGGCGAGGATTCCCTCAAGGTGATAATCCGGCCGCACGACCTCTGA
- a CDS encoding dynamin family protein: MAPRVLSLKQNKQFASIRDLLQRCLALTEKCSDAESSQFLFEQISHLQSAALFVIVGEVKAGKSSFVNALLGEEICEVAPEPCTAGIQELVYGEERSTTILGDHWEKVSLPKEVLKEISIVDTPGTNSIIRNHQTITEKYIPKSDLVLFVFPAKNPHTATAWDFLELVRKDWRRKIVFILQQADLATQRELATNKERVQQYARERNIQNPVVFTVSAKREAEGASDSGFAEFRQFLQSAVETGDVWQMKAEAARDTAGKIVGSLLARLRKEQAAVADDRIFYANLIARVEARREKANALRRLAVDSLCVSYDRLATGLERDFAEGLRVGTILRRAIPFVRDKDVKTWLKELHANFESVSKQEIDAESARVSKDISDEMMTMFSELTEAIAHRRNTVSESFSARHSDRAEILLRLQQQLQDLRIADIVGDKGIQGSDIGTLSLAGGGIAALGAVIAFATQLVVLDITGGILALVGAGLIAVTLLWKRSSIVKDFSQKLEQSRQEFRDRLDKEIALIFGKLFVEIEQRLHEPVAALNAADDRLTPLVAEAQLVEQLAGAVFD, encoded by the coding sequence ATGGCGCCGCGGGTATTGAGCCTTAAGCAGAACAAACAGTTTGCTTCGATACGCGATTTACTCCAGAGGTGTTTAGCCCTGACAGAAAAGTGCTCGGACGCGGAGTCATCCCAGTTTCTCTTCGAACAAATTTCCCATCTTCAGTCCGCTGCGCTTTTCGTCATAGTCGGGGAGGTGAAGGCTGGCAAGAGCAGCTTTGTGAATGCGCTGCTTGGCGAAGAGATCTGCGAGGTTGCGCCTGAACCATGCACGGCCGGCATCCAGGAGCTGGTTTACGGGGAAGAGCGATCAACGACGATCCTCGGAGATCATTGGGAAAAGGTCAGTCTGCCGAAAGAGGTCCTCAAGGAAATATCCATTGTCGATACACCGGGGACAAATTCGATTATTCGCAATCATCAGACCATTACAGAGAAATACATACCAAAAAGCGATCTTGTCTTGTTTGTCTTTCCGGCAAAGAATCCCCATACCGCTACCGCCTGGGATTTCCTGGAACTTGTTCGGAAGGACTGGCGCCGGAAGATAGTTTTTATTTTGCAGCAAGCCGACCTTGCAACGCAGCGGGAACTCGCTACCAACAAAGAGCGGGTGCAGCAGTATGCGCGTGAGAGAAACATACAGAATCCAGTGGTTTTCACTGTTTCGGCCAAGCGGGAAGCTGAAGGCGCATCGGATAGTGGTTTTGCAGAATTTCGGCAGTTCCTGCAAAGCGCCGTTGAGACGGGGGATGTCTGGCAGATGAAGGCCGAAGCGGCGCGGGACACGGCCGGCAAAATTGTCGGCAGCCTGCTGGCGCGTCTGCGGAAGGAACAAGCCGCTGTTGCCGATGACCGGATTTTTTACGCGAATTTAATCGCCCGGGTGGAAGCGCGTCGCGAAAAGGCTAATGCACTCAGACGCTTGGCCGTCGATAGCCTGTGCGTCTCCTACGACCGGCTTGCCACCGGCTTGGAACGCGACTTCGCTGAAGGCTTAAGAGTGGGAACGATCTTGCGCCGGGCTATTCCGTTTGTCCGGGACAAGGATGTCAAGACATGGCTCAAAGAGCTTCATGCCAACTTTGAAAGTGTGTCGAAGCAGGAGATTGACGCCGAGTCCGCGCGAGTGTCGAAGGACATTTCTGATGAGATGATGACGATGTTCAGCGAGTTGACTGAGGCAATTGCCCATCGCCGCAATACCGTAAGCGAGAGTTTTTCGGCCCGGCATTCCGACCGCGCCGAGATTCTCTTGCGCCTGCAGCAGCAGCTTCAAGACCTGCGCATCGCAGACATTGTTGGCGATAAGGGGATTCAGGGGTCTGACATAGGAACGCTATCCCTGGCCGGCGGAGGGATCGCGGCGCTGGGCGCAGTCATTGCGTTTGCCACTCAACTGGTGGTGCTTGACATCACCGGCGGCATCCTGGCGCTGGTTGGCGCCGGTCTCATCGCTGTGACATTGCTCTGGAAACGGTCAAGCATCGTTAAGGATTTCTCGCAGAAACTGGAACAGTCGCGCCAGGAGTTCCGGGATCGCCTGGATAAGGAGATTGCCTTGATCTTCGGGAAGCTTTTTGTGGAAATTGAGCAACGCTTGCACGAACCGGTGGCAGCCCTCAATGCAGCCGATGACCGCTTGACTCCGCTTGTCGCAGAGGCGCAGCTTGTTGAGCAACTGGCGGGCGCGGTTTTTGATTGA
- the lsrF gene encoding 3-hydroxy-5-phosphonooxypentane-2,4-dione thiolase, with protein MPDIDDLKEAEKFGLNTPQSTEGFFLKGANSLGWGMKNRLARIFNPQSGRTVMLAIDHGYFQGPTSGLERIDLGIVPLAPYADTLMLTRGILRTVIPPSLSQSIVLRASGGASILKELSNEEIAMDIEDAIRLNACALAVQVFIGGEFERQSIINMTKLVDAGTRYGIPTLAVTAVGKDMARDARYFRLACRICAELGAQYVKTYYVEQGFETVTASCPVPIVMAGGKKIPELDALTMAYKAVQQGAAGVDMGRNIFQSDDAVAMIQAVRAVVHENETPEKAFALYRSLKNR; from the coding sequence GATTTAAAAGAGGCCGAGAAATTTGGCTTGAACACCCCCCAGTCCACCGAGGGATTTTTTCTGAAGGGGGCTAATTCTCTGGGTTGGGGAATGAAAAATCGCCTGGCCCGCATTTTCAATCCCCAAAGCGGCCGCACCGTGATGCTTGCCATCGACCACGGTTATTTTCAAGGCCCCACCTCCGGGCTCGAGCGCATCGACCTTGGCATTGTTCCCCTCGCCCCTTACGCAGACACGCTGATGCTGACCCGGGGAATTCTGCGCACGGTCATTCCGCCCTCCTTATCGCAATCCATTGTGCTGCGCGCATCCGGCGGCGCCAGCATTTTAAAGGAGCTGTCCAACGAGGAGATCGCGATGGACATTGAGGACGCGATTCGCCTCAACGCCTGCGCCCTGGCCGTGCAGGTGTTCATCGGCGGCGAGTTTGAGCGCCAATCCATTATCAACATGACGAAGCTGGTGGACGCCGGCACGCGGTACGGCATTCCCACGCTGGCCGTGACCGCAGTGGGCAAAGACATGGCGCGGGATGCCCGGTATTTCAGGCTTGCGTGCCGTATCTGCGCTGAGCTGGGCGCGCAGTACGTGAAGACATACTATGTGGAACAGGGGTTTGAGACGGTCACTGCTTCCTGTCCGGTACCCATCGTCATGGCAGGCGGGAAGAAGATTCCCGAACTCGACGCCCTGACCATGGCGTATAAAGCCGTGCAGCAGGGCGCCGCCGGCGTGGATATGGGCCGCAACATCTTCCAGTCCGACGATGCGGTGGCGATGATTCAGGCGGTAAGAGCCGTGGTGCACGAAAACGAGACGCCCGAAAAGGCCTTCGCGCTCTACCGCTCGCTCAAGAATCGGTGA